A portion of the Hyalangium minutum genome contains these proteins:
- a CDS encoding response regulator, protein MHEFDQRPILLVEDNQDDEVLTLRAFRKSNIRNPVVVARDGAEALDYLFGRNAYAHRDLSVMPQVVLLDVHLPKLDGLEVLRHIREDERTRMLPVVILTSSNEERDLSDSYQLGVNSYVRKPVDVTSFFEAVRQLGMYWLVLNETSSRGGARQP, encoded by the coding sequence ATGCACGAGTTCGACCAGCGCCCCATTCTCCTCGTGGAGGACAACCAAGATGACGAGGTGCTCACCCTGCGCGCCTTCCGGAAGAGCAACATCCGCAACCCAGTGGTCGTCGCGCGAGACGGAGCCGAGGCGCTCGACTACCTCTTCGGCCGCAACGCCTACGCCCACCGGGACTTGAGCGTGATGCCCCAGGTCGTCCTGCTGGATGTCCACCTGCCCAAGCTGGATGGGCTCGAGGTGCTGCGCCACATCCGCGAGGACGAGCGCACCCGGATGTTACCCGTGGTGATACTCACCTCCTCCAACGAGGAGCGAGACTTGAGCGACAGTTACCAGTTGGGCGTCAACAGCTACGTGCGCAAGCCAGTGGACGTCACTTCCTTCTTCGAGGCGGTGCGGCAACTGGGCATGTACTGGCTGGTGCTCAATGAGACTTCCTCCCGTGGGGGGGCGAGGCAGCCATGA
- a CDS encoding MSCRAMM family protein translates to MWLLLPVRPGSEASAPTSSSATDSPARTARSRMRLSAPAARTSTEALVELRGLVLGAQGPVAGAQVLISEVVPGESLSTLPCGGFRDRTLLDCLYGEYEAEILQLVKERRGEAIVRAETRSAADGSFSLSGLEPGSYAVWVESAEGVAFRPSVLAGAEPVELRLGPARWVSGLVTDDANVPVAGALVTAIFSSHSRFFETLTDAQGRYQLGPLPPGVLVALAAKEGLLSSAEPLWTYTPDVKRTFVLTQPKQLTGRVLRAKLPVPGVEVQLTHDLGVEEPRTAVTDAAGRFSFDGLSPEFYTVLAEQEGEGDSTTIHLGEEPSSPEITLELKPVVFIEGKVRGEDQQPLPDAEVSAYWDDVEREGEEKTEEEGAEQGEGQESPGPLLATTDEAGHYRLGPMPPGWYQLSARTRTHQQVIEESRPYTQRVTAQDFTLKRASLVEGQLVDTQGHPVEGEYVSLRSFADGSAWDHAQTDAEGRFSLSAALPDDYELKVEGERVKMQTLNVTVPTKPLRIVGETLLHVVGEVVDETGMPLPNAEVAIWPEQAAPKDRPIDLDDTDGEGRFSLKLPSAGRYTVMAELFSRNFLRTATQTVAVEPGGEARVRLRFDEGRSFTGKAVDWRGQPLPDIPVLLLPVPRQVLSRGGHMPDLSIKTDVEGRFTLVQVSGEEFDACIRGSAYVPLPAVHGPARCIRVKNDGQEARLVLGREVFVTGRLVHPDGSPVTHFRVNGREISREDGEISLLIHQPGQERIELSAPGLQPVLRTAPEFPEGVSIQDLGTLVMSP, encoded by the coding sequence ATGTGGCTCCTGCTGCCGGTGCGCCCCGGCTCCGAGGCTTCCGCCCCAACGTCCTCGAGCGCCACGGACTCGCCGGCCCGGACAGCGCGCTCCCGAATGCGGCTGAGCGCTCCCGCAGCCAGAACCTCCACGGAGGCGCTCGTCGAGCTCCGCGGCCTCGTTCTGGGAGCCCAAGGGCCGGTTGCCGGAGCCCAGGTGCTGATCTCGGAGGTGGTGCCGGGGGAGTCGCTCTCCACGCTGCCCTGTGGGGGCTTTCGGGATCGGACACTGCTCGACTGTCTTTACGGGGAATACGAGGCGGAGATCCTCCAACTGGTGAAAGAGCGGCGCGGGGAAGCCATCGTGCGCGCCGAGACCCGCTCGGCAGCGGATGGTTCCTTCTCCCTGTCCGGCCTGGAGCCGGGCTCCTACGCCGTGTGGGTGGAGAGCGCGGAGGGTGTCGCGTTCCGGCCTTCGGTGCTCGCGGGCGCCGAGCCGGTGGAGCTGCGCCTCGGCCCAGCTCGGTGGGTGTCGGGCCTGGTCACCGATGACGCGAACGTTCCCGTTGCCGGGGCGCTCGTCACCGCCATCTTCTCCTCTCACAGCCGCTTCTTCGAGACCCTGACCGACGCTCAAGGCCGCTACCAGCTCGGGCCGCTTCCGCCTGGCGTCCTCGTAGCGCTCGCCGCGAAAGAGGGCCTGCTCAGCTCGGCCGAGCCCCTCTGGACCTATACCCCCGACGTGAAGAGGACCTTCGTGCTCACACAGCCCAAGCAGCTGACAGGCCGGGTCCTGCGCGCGAAGCTCCCAGTGCCAGGAGTCGAGGTCCAGCTCACCCACGATCTGGGTGTAGAGGAGCCCCGCACCGCCGTCACGGATGCCGCCGGGCGCTTCTCGTTCGACGGGCTGTCCCCGGAGTTCTACACGGTGCTCGCCGAGCAGGAAGGGGAGGGCGACTCCACCACGATCCATCTGGGCGAGGAGCCCTCGAGCCCGGAGATCACCCTGGAGCTGAAGCCCGTGGTCTTCATCGAGGGCAAGGTGCGGGGCGAGGACCAACAGCCGCTGCCCGATGCCGAGGTCTCCGCGTACTGGGATGACGTCGAGCGGGAAGGGGAGGAGAAAACGGAGGAGGAGGGAGCGGAGCAAGGGGAGGGGCAGGAATCCCCGGGGCCGCTCCTCGCGACCACGGACGAGGCTGGGCACTACCGCCTGGGCCCCATGCCTCCCGGCTGGTACCAGCTGTCCGCCAGGACACGCACGCACCAGCAGGTCATCGAGGAGTCGCGCCCGTACACACAGCGGGTGACGGCCCAGGACTTCACGTTGAAGCGGGCCTCGCTCGTGGAGGGCCAGCTGGTGGACACCCAAGGCCACCCGGTGGAGGGCGAGTATGTGTCTCTGCGCTCCTTCGCGGACGGCTCGGCGTGGGACCACGCCCAGACGGACGCGGAGGGCCGCTTCTCCCTGTCCGCCGCATTGCCGGACGACTACGAGCTGAAGGTGGAAGGCGAGCGGGTCAAGATGCAGACCCTGAACGTCACGGTGCCCACGAAACCGCTGCGGATCGTCGGTGAGACGCTGCTGCACGTGGTGGGCGAGGTCGTCGACGAGACGGGGATGCCCCTCCCGAATGCCGAGGTGGCCATCTGGCCCGAGCAGGCCGCTCCCAAGGACCGGCCGATCGATCTGGACGACACGGATGGAGAGGGCCGGTTCTCGCTCAAGCTCCCCAGCGCGGGCCGCTACACGGTGATGGCCGAGCTGTTCTCCCGGAACTTCCTCCGCACGGCGACGCAGACAGTCGCGGTGGAGCCCGGGGGCGAGGCCCGCGTCCGGCTGCGCTTCGACGAAGGCCGCTCCTTCACGGGCAAGGCGGTGGATTGGCGAGGCCAGCCGCTGCCGGACATCCCCGTGCTGTTGCTGCCCGTGCCGCGGCAAGTGCTCTCGCGGGGAGGCCACATGCCAGACCTGAGCATCAAGACGGATGTCGAGGGCCGGTTCACTCTCGTGCAGGTCTCCGGGGAGGAGTTCGACGCCTGCATCCGGGGAAGCGCCTACGTACCGCTCCCCGCTGTCCACGGCCCCGCGCGCTGCATCCGCGTGAAGAACGATGGCCAGGAGGCGCGCCTCGTGCTCGGACGGGAGGTGTTCGTCACCGGCCGCCTGGTGCACCCGGATGGCTCACCGGTGACGCACTTCCGCGTCAACGGGAGGGAGATCTCCCGGGAGGATGGGGAGATCTCCCTCCTCATCCACCAGCCCGGCCAGGAGCGCATCGAGCTGTCCGCCCCGGGGCTCCAGCCAGTGCTGCGCACGGCGCCCGAGTTCCCGGAGGGAGTCTCCATCCAGGATCTGGGCACCCTCGTGATGAGCCCCTGA
- a CDS encoding transporter, with product MRTASSRLIRLAPWLLPLVALIPLVALARGGGGEHYSRGSRDSGGDGGSDGLFYIFFRLIELVFYYPKIGIPLLIGFGIFWYFYKRNLHPTGATQRAIERREAEQRTRVAPQDVQAWVQALKSKDPQFELEAVLGKVRQLFPTLQEAWFKRELTPIRPFLSDATYQRFAVQLQLMADQGIRDAISDVRLLDLQLLGIEQSEWFDSIHVRVRAEMRDTDVPASFSDEKALAAARGAPVESFTEVWTFVRKPGAQTRMGQDLYQGKCPHCGAPYKGGATNACEYCGAVVNSGNYDWTLSEITQGIEFNRYLSDVPGLREARRDDPALNLESLEDRTSLLFWKWIEAQSRGDVNLLAQVAPSQMLSRLGDELSRLNQQGRRRVILECAVGAVTTRAFELHPDGDDLAHVEIRWSARMGVGPAGQRPPQLPTVPQRWVFTLARKHGAQTNTSNGMGTNRCPQCNAPLTGNGAASCEFCGARLGTGEQDWVLAATSLLETWEARERQRRMSGGGFPSPTPLQEKKPAVPEAFGGDAVMDVQDRERLLYMMAAIAAADGAVDASERKLLKLCATRWSIPWQNVEMALNSGESLFGKLIPRGSPEAAVFLRHLVQMALVDGRVDRKERRMLEAAAGHLDLRPQLEAMLRG from the coding sequence ATGCGCACCGCGTCGAGCCGCCTGATCCGTCTGGCCCCCTGGCTGCTGCCCCTGGTGGCACTGATTCCCCTCGTGGCCCTCGCCCGCGGAGGCGGCGGAGAGCACTACAGCCGAGGCAGCCGCGACAGCGGAGGTGATGGAGGCAGCGACGGCCTCTTCTACATCTTCTTCCGCCTCATCGAGCTGGTCTTCTATTACCCCAAGATCGGCATCCCCCTGCTCATCGGCTTCGGCATCTTCTGGTACTTCTACAAGCGCAACCTGCACCCCACCGGAGCCACCCAGCGGGCCATCGAACGCCGGGAGGCCGAGCAGCGCACCCGCGTTGCTCCTCAGGATGTCCAGGCCTGGGTCCAAGCGCTCAAGTCCAAGGATCCTCAGTTCGAACTCGAGGCCGTGCTCGGCAAGGTGCGCCAGCTCTTCCCCACCCTGCAGGAAGCCTGGTTCAAGCGCGAGCTCACGCCCATTCGCCCGTTCCTCTCGGATGCCACCTACCAGCGCTTCGCCGTGCAGCTCCAGCTCATGGCTGACCAGGGCATCCGCGACGCCATCTCCGACGTGCGGCTGTTGGACTTGCAGCTCCTCGGCATCGAACAGAGTGAGTGGTTCGACAGCATCCACGTGCGGGTGCGCGCCGAGATGCGCGACACGGACGTGCCCGCGAGCTTCTCGGACGAGAAGGCCCTTGCCGCCGCCCGCGGCGCCCCCGTGGAGTCCTTCACCGAGGTGTGGACCTTCGTGCGCAAGCCCGGTGCCCAGACGCGCATGGGCCAGGACCTCTACCAGGGCAAGTGCCCCCACTGCGGCGCGCCCTATAAAGGAGGCGCCACCAATGCCTGCGAGTACTGCGGCGCGGTGGTCAACTCCGGCAACTACGACTGGACGCTCTCGGAGATCACCCAGGGCATCGAGTTCAACCGCTACCTCTCCGACGTGCCCGGACTGCGCGAGGCCCGCCGGGACGATCCCGCCCTCAACCTGGAGAGCCTCGAGGACCGCACCTCGCTCTTGTTCTGGAAGTGGATCGAGGCGCAGAGCCGCGGCGACGTGAACCTCCTGGCCCAGGTGGCTCCTTCCCAGATGCTCTCCCGGCTCGGCGACGAGCTGTCCCGCCTGAACCAGCAGGGCCGCCGCCGTGTCATCCTCGAGTGCGCGGTGGGCGCCGTCACCACCCGCGCCTTCGAGCTCCACCCGGACGGAGACGATCTGGCCCATGTGGAGATCCGCTGGAGCGCGCGCATGGGCGTGGGGCCCGCCGGACAGCGCCCACCGCAACTGCCCACCGTGCCCCAGCGCTGGGTCTTCACCCTGGCACGCAAGCACGGAGCCCAGACGAACACCTCCAACGGCATGGGCACGAACCGGTGCCCCCAATGCAATGCCCCCCTGACGGGCAACGGTGCTGCCTCGTGTGAGTTCTGCGGAGCTCGGCTGGGCACCGGCGAGCAGGACTGGGTGTTGGCTGCCACCTCGCTCCTGGAGACCTGGGAGGCCCGTGAGCGCCAGCGGCGGATGTCGGGGGGTGGGTTCCCCTCCCCTACTCCCCTTCAGGAAAAAAAACCTGCCGTGCCCGAGGCCTTCGGGGGGGATGCCGTCATGGACGTCCAGGATCGCGAGCGGCTCCTCTATATGATGGCTGCCATTGCTGCGGCGGATGGGGCGGTGGACGCCTCGGAGCGCAAGCTGCTCAAGCTGTGTGCCACCCGCTGGAGCATTCCCTGGCAGAACGTGGAGATGGCGCTCAACTCCGGCGAGTCCCTCTTCGGCAAGCTCATCCCCCGGGGCAGCCCCGAGGCCGCCGTCTTTCTGCGACATCTCGTGCAAATGGCGCTCGTGGATGGCCGTGTAGACCGCAAGGAGCGCCGGATGCTGGAGGCTGCGGCCGGGCACCTCGACCTGCGCCCACAGCTTGAGGCTATGCTTCGCGGGTAG
- a CDS encoding serine/threonine protein kinase has translation MTSTPRPFGSYELLRRFAVGASSEMWLARPRQRRDEGQTVLIKRLLPHLADQPEAVELFLQEAKLGAQLQHPHIIRILEFGEFDRVSYIVREYIEGESLNAVMSKAKDTGVPISEPLSLYIIARVCEALAYAYHRVDHLERPQRLLHREIAARHILLGSDGRVKVMGLGANNLADLPEPVRAGLTQSRVENLAPEQLMGQEQDQRTDLFGTGLVLYELLTGIRPFKRDSTLETIQALFECQALPPSRVAPVPPELDALVMKALARAKEDRYPDPHDFQSALEAYLSSHGSRVGRADVSAVMQALFPKKTGAS, from the coding sequence ATGACTTCGACGCCTCGACCTTTTGGCAGCTACGAGCTCCTCCGGCGCTTCGCCGTTGGCGCGAGCTCAGAGATGTGGCTTGCGCGTCCCCGGCAGCGCAGGGACGAGGGGCAAACCGTTCTCATCAAGCGGCTCCTTCCACACCTCGCCGATCAGCCCGAGGCCGTGGAGCTGTTCCTCCAGGAGGCGAAGCTCGGCGCCCAGCTACAGCATCCCCACATCATCCGGATCCTCGAGTTCGGGGAGTTCGACCGCGTTTCCTACATCGTCCGGGAGTACATTGAGGGCGAGTCCCTGAACGCTGTGATGAGCAAGGCGAAAGACACCGGGGTCCCGATTTCCGAGCCCCTGTCGCTCTACATCATCGCCCGCGTCTGCGAGGCCCTGGCCTACGCGTACCACCGAGTGGATCACCTGGAGCGGCCGCAGCGGCTCCTTCACCGGGAGATCGCCGCGAGGCACATCCTCTTGGGCTCCGATGGAAGGGTGAAGGTGATGGGCTTGGGTGCCAACAACCTCGCGGACCTCCCGGAGCCTGTGCGCGCGGGGCTCACCCAGAGCCGCGTGGAGAACCTGGCTCCCGAGCAGCTCATGGGCCAAGAGCAGGATCAGCGCACGGACCTCTTCGGCACGGGGCTGGTGCTCTACGAGCTGCTCACGGGGATCCGCCCGTTCAAGCGGGACTCGACGCTGGAGACGATCCAGGCGTTGTTCGAGTGTCAGGCCCTGCCTCCCTCACGGGTGGCCCCTGTCCCGCCGGAGCTGGACGCCCTCGTGATGAAGGCACTGGCCCGGGCGAAGGAGGACCGCTACCCAGACCCGCACGATTTCCAGAGCGCCCTCGAGGCGTACTTGAGCTCCCATGGATCGCGGGTAGGCCGGGCGGACGTCTCCGCTGTGATGCAGGCGCTCTTCCCCAAGAAGACGGGCGCTTCGTAG
- a CDS encoding hybrid sensor histidine kinase/response regulator — MSGTSLHLLLIEDSEDDAALLLRELRRAGYAVTHTRVQTAEELERALGEGTWDIIISDYSLPRFDGLAAFAQVQKRGLDVPFLIVSGAIGEDTAVAAMKAGVHDFLLKDRLARLAPAVARELREAQVRADRRRMQEQLMLSERLSSLGMLAASVAHEINNPLASLMMNLSFAQELLRGEVPPEEGLQVLREAVECSQRIRDIVQDIKVFSRPDEQDSGPTDLHRVLDSSLRMARNHVVHRAQLVTDYAQDVPRVQGSEARLGQIFLNLIINAAQAIPEGHRDEHEIRVVTSREPTGGVRVEIRDTGVGIPESLHERIFEPFFTTKPEGVGTGLGLSICRRLITQMGGSIRVESKLGRGTTFQLHLQEAAAVARVSSRRAARPKSGLHVLVVDDDVPVAKAIKRNLSRRYEVIALDRARAALELIASGQRFDAILCDLMMPEMTGPQFHEELQRLAPEQALRVTFMTGGAFTSEARAFLATTPNPCVEKPLDMERLFPLLEAAPQR; from the coding sequence ATGAGCGGAACTTCGCTGCACCTGCTCCTTATCGAGGACTCCGAGGATGATGCGGCCCTCCTGCTGCGGGAGCTGCGGCGGGCGGGCTATGCCGTGACCCACACCCGCGTGCAGACGGCCGAGGAGCTCGAGCGGGCCCTGGGCGAGGGCACATGGGACATCATCATCTCCGACTATTCCCTGCCCCGCTTCGATGGCCTGGCGGCGTTCGCCCAGGTGCAGAAGCGCGGGCTGGACGTGCCGTTCCTCATCGTGTCCGGGGCCATTGGCGAGGACACCGCCGTGGCGGCGATGAAGGCCGGCGTCCATGACTTCCTGCTCAAGGATCGGCTGGCGCGGCTGGCTCCGGCGGTGGCGCGCGAGCTGCGCGAGGCCCAGGTCCGCGCGGACCGGCGCCGGATGCAGGAGCAGCTGATGCTCTCCGAGCGGCTCTCCTCGCTGGGCATGCTGGCCGCCAGCGTGGCCCATGAGATCAACAACCCGCTGGCCTCGCTGATGATGAACCTGAGCTTCGCGCAGGAGCTCCTCCGGGGCGAAGTCCCTCCCGAGGAAGGACTGCAGGTGTTGCGCGAGGCCGTCGAGTGCTCCCAGCGCATCCGGGACATCGTCCAGGACATCAAGGTCTTCTCTCGTCCGGACGAGCAGGACTCCGGCCCCACGGATCTGCACCGGGTGCTGGACTCGTCGCTGCGCATGGCGCGCAACCACGTGGTTCACCGGGCCCAGCTCGTGACGGACTACGCGCAGGACGTCCCTCGGGTTCAGGGCAGCGAGGCCCGGCTGGGGCAGATCTTCCTCAACCTCATCATCAACGCGGCCCAGGCCATCCCCGAGGGCCACCGCGACGAGCACGAGATCCGCGTGGTGACGTCGCGCGAGCCCACCGGCGGCGTGCGGGTGGAGATCCGCGACACGGGCGTGGGCATCCCCGAGTCGCTGCACGAGCGCATCTTCGAGCCGTTCTTCACCACGAAGCCCGAGGGCGTGGGCACCGGGCTGGGGCTGTCCATCTGCCGCCGCCTCATCACGCAGATGGGCGGGAGCATCCGCGTGGAGAGCAAGCTCGGCCGAGGCACCACGTTCCAGCTCCACCTGCAGGAGGCCGCCGCGGTTGCGCGCGTCTCCTCCCGCAGGGCGGCGCGCCCCAAGTCCGGCCTGCACGTGCTCGTGGTGGATGACGACGTCCCCGTGGCCAAGGCCATCAAGCGCAACCTGAGCCGGCGTTACGAGGTGATCGCCCTGGATCGCGCTCGGGCGGCGCTGGAGCTCATCGCCTCGGGGCAGCGCTTCGATGCCATCCTCTGCGATCTCATGATGCCGGAGATGACAGGGCCTCAGTTCCACGAAGAGCTGCAGCGGCTAGCGCCCGAGCAGGCGCTGCGCGTCACCTTCATGACGGGAGGCGCCTTCACCTCCGAGGCTCGCGCCTTCCTGGCCACCACGCCCAACCCCTGTGTGGAGAAGCCCCTGGACATGGAGCGCCTGTTCCCCCTGCTGGAGGCCGCGCCGCAGCGCTAG
- a CDS encoding hydroxymethylglutaryl-CoA lyase, which produces MDSNEHSRARVGGWLGSLPKRVDVYEVGPRDGLQNELRTLPTKDKARLIEALVAAGEKRIEVTSFVSPKWIPQLADAEEVLRLVGKKPGVTFSALVPNLKGLVRAREAGLEEAAVFISASEAHSKKNINKTIAEALEASREVSTAAAQAGMRVRGYLSTVWGCPYEGHVPVERVVDICRKLVDMGLYQLSLGDTIGVGTPRQTEEILEALIKYIPVEKLALHLHDTRGTALANSLVGLSAGVTTFDASIGGLGGCPYAPGAAGNLATEDAVFMFHGMGVDTGINLERLVEAGALAQQLIGRKLAGKFLQAALGEREKRAQRQRA; this is translated from the coding sequence GTGGATTCGAACGAACATTCCAGAGCGCGCGTAGGTGGCTGGCTCGGCAGCCTTCCCAAGCGGGTCGACGTCTATGAGGTCGGCCCTCGGGATGGTCTGCAGAACGAGCTGCGCACCCTGCCCACCAAGGACAAGGCCCGCCTCATCGAGGCGCTCGTGGCCGCCGGTGAGAAGCGGATCGAGGTGACGTCGTTCGTGTCACCCAAGTGGATCCCCCAGCTCGCCGACGCCGAGGAGGTGCTGCGCCTGGTGGGGAAGAAGCCGGGCGTGACGTTCTCCGCGCTGGTGCCCAACCTCAAGGGCCTGGTCCGCGCGCGCGAGGCGGGGCTCGAGGAGGCGGCCGTCTTCATCTCGGCCTCCGAGGCCCACTCCAAGAAGAACATCAACAAGACGATCGCCGAGGCGCTGGAGGCCTCGCGCGAGGTGTCCACCGCCGCCGCTCAGGCGGGGATGCGCGTGCGCGGCTACCTGTCCACCGTGTGGGGCTGCCCCTATGAGGGCCATGTGCCGGTGGAGCGGGTGGTGGACATCTGCCGCAAGCTGGTGGACATGGGCCTGTACCAGCTGAGCCTGGGGGACACGATCGGCGTGGGGACACCTCGGCAGACCGAGGAGATCCTCGAGGCGCTGATCAAGTACATCCCCGTGGAGAAGCTGGCGCTGCACCTGCACGACACGCGCGGCACGGCGCTGGCCAACTCGCTGGTGGGGCTGTCGGCCGGCGTCACCACGTTCGACGCCAGCATCGGCGGGCTGGGCGGGTGTCCCTACGCGCCGGGCGCCGCGGGCAACCTCGCCACCGAGGATGCGGTCTTCATGTTCCATGGCATGGGCGTGGACACGGGCATCAACCTGGAAAGGCTCGTGGAGGCCGGAGCGCTGGCGCAGCAGCTCATCGGCCGCAAGCTGGCCGGCAAGTTCCTGCAGGCCGCGCTGGGCGAGCGGGAGAAGCGGGCCCAGCGGCAGCGGGCCTGA
- a CDS encoding PAS domain S-box protein — protein MTATSASLAEPDRLSEELFHARHQALLRAIIDNISEGVSITDASGKWIYTSAFAERIYQTGPVTSADVPNEELTTRFGIFRSDGQTIFPVNELPVWQALKGKPARDVHMVIRNAQTPQGLHIRCTCIPLFSEQGELLGAMALTQDVDKQRQAEAEKQRSEQRYREIIETAQEGVWTIDAQACTTYVNGYMASMLGYTVEEMLGEPLFRFLDEECRQQALKNLDRRDRSPRGEVKDFRFLRKDGTPIWTSISTTPLFDEQGRYSGSLAMITDISQRRAAEEQVRQLNAELERRISERTAQLEFSNRELEAFAYTVAHDLRTPLRSIASFSDALVEDCGGQIDEVGQDYLRRIVGGARRMAELIDGILALSRVNSTALSTRPCDLSAMARVVLDQLQQLQPERKVRVSVQEGLVEQGDAQLLRSVFENLLGNAWKFTRERPDAEISFSAMRDEKGLRTYVVRDNGAGFDMAYREKLFGVFQRLHTQQEFEGNGVGLAAVQRIIRRHGGRIWAEGQPGRGATFFFTLNEYPLPPGTSASLPPRK, from the coding sequence ATGACCGCGACTTCTGCTTCCTTGGCCGAGCCGGATCGGCTGAGCGAAGAGCTCTTCCACGCCCGGCACCAGGCCCTGCTGCGCGCCATCATCGATAACATCTCCGAGGGTGTCTCCATCACGGATGCCTCGGGCAAGTGGATCTACACGAGCGCCTTCGCCGAGCGGATCTACCAAACCGGTCCAGTCACCAGTGCCGATGTTCCCAACGAGGAGTTGACCACCCGGTTTGGCATCTTCCGCTCCGATGGGCAGACGATCTTCCCCGTGAACGAGCTGCCCGTCTGGCAGGCGCTGAAGGGCAAGCCGGCGCGGGATGTCCACATGGTCATCCGCAACGCGCAGACGCCTCAGGGACTCCACATCCGCTGCACCTGCATCCCCCTGTTCAGCGAACAAGGCGAGCTGCTGGGAGCCATGGCGCTCACCCAGGACGTGGACAAGCAGCGCCAGGCCGAGGCCGAGAAGCAGCGCTCCGAGCAACGCTACCGGGAGATCATCGAGACGGCTCAGGAAGGCGTCTGGACCATCGACGCCCAGGCGTGCACCACCTACGTCAACGGCTACATGGCCTCCATGTTGGGCTACACCGTCGAGGAGATGCTGGGCGAGCCCTTGTTCCGCTTCCTGGATGAGGAGTGCCGGCAGCAGGCCCTCAAGAACCTGGACCGCAGGGACCGCTCTCCCCGCGGAGAGGTGAAGGATTTCCGCTTCCTGCGTAAAGACGGCACCCCCATCTGGACCAGCATCTCCACCACCCCGCTCTTCGACGAGCAGGGCCGCTACTCCGGCTCGCTGGCCATGATCACTGACATCTCCCAGCGCCGCGCGGCGGAGGAGCAGGTGCGCCAGCTCAACGCGGAGCTGGAGCGCCGCATCTCCGAGCGCACCGCGCAGCTCGAGTTCTCCAACCGCGAACTGGAGGCCTTCGCGTACACCGTGGCGCATGATCTGCGCACTCCGCTGCGCAGCATTGCCAGCTTCAGCGACGCGCTGGTGGAGGACTGCGGCGGCCAGATCGACGAGGTAGGCCAGGACTACCTGCGCCGCATCGTCGGGGGCGCGCGGCGCATGGCCGAGCTCATCGACGGAATCCTCGCGCTCTCGCGCGTCAACAGCACCGCGCTGAGCACCCGTCCGTGCGATCTGTCCGCCATGGCGCGCGTCGTGCTGGATCAGCTCCAGCAACTGCAGCCCGAGCGCAAGGTGCGGGTCAGCGTCCAGGAGGGGCTGGTGGAGCAAGGCGATGCCCAGCTCCTGCGCTCCGTGTTCGAGAACCTGCTGGGCAACGCCTGGAAGTTCACCCGCGAGCGCCCGGACGCGGAGATCTCCTTCAGCGCCATGCGCGACGAGAAGGGCCTGCGGACCTATGTGGTGCGCGACAACGGGGCCGGCTTCGACATGGCCTACCGCGAGAAGCTCTTCGGAGTCTTCCAGCGGCTGCACACCCAGCAGGAGTTCGAAGGCAATGGCGTGGGCCTGGCCGCCGTGCAGCGCATCATCCGCCGCCACGGTGGCCGCATCTGGGCCGAGGGCCAGCCGGGCCGCGGCGCCACCTTCTTCTTCACCTTGAACGAGTACCCGCTGCCCCCGGGGACGTCTGCTTCTCTCCCTCCCAGGAAATGA
- a CDS encoding cobalamin B12-binding domain-containing protein: MAERKLRILVAKPGLDGHDRGAKIIARALRDAGMEVIYTGLHQTPEMIVNAAIQEDVDAIGMSIMSGAHMTLFPAVIDLLKQNKADDIRLFGGGIIPDDDIPKLKGMGVTEIFTPGSSTQDIVQWIRTNIPERA, from the coding sequence ATGGCTGAGAGGAAGCTTCGAATTCTGGTGGCCAAACCGGGCCTGGACGGGCACGACCGTGGGGCGAAGATCATCGCACGGGCCTTGCGCGATGCGGGCATGGAGGTCATCTACACAGGGCTGCACCAGACGCCCGAGATGATCGTCAACGCCGCCATCCAGGAGGACGTCGACGCGATCGGCATGTCCATCATGTCCGGCGCGCACATGACGCTCTTTCCCGCCGTCATCGACCTGTTGAAACAGAACAAGGCCGACGACATCCGACTGTTTGGAGGCGGAATCATCCCGGACGACGACATTCCCAAGCTCAAGGGCATGGGGGTCACGGAGATCTTCACCCCCGGGAGCTCGACGCAGGACATCGTCCAGTGGATTCGAACGAACATTCCAGAGCGCGCGTAG